DNA from Algisphaera agarilytica:
CGAACCCTCGGTTGCGCCCTCGGATTGGTTGTCGAGGTCGGTGACGCCGACGAAAGCATCGATGTCGCCCGGGTTCAAGCCGAGAAACACGTCCAACACGATGTCGACGGAAACGGTCGCGGTGTAGGGGTTTTCGAGGAAGTTATCGACGGTGCCGGTAGTTTCGAGAAACAGTTGTTGTGTACCTTCGGTCGGGCTCAACAGGGCGCTGCCGCCGACAGTGCCGGTGACATTTGCTTCTCCCGTGGTCGAGAAATTACCGATGCCTGTCTCGAATCCGCCCAGCATGATTCCCACGCCAGTGGGGATTCCCAAGTCTTGGGTCGGCACAACAATTGGCAGGAGTTGTGCCTGCGAAGTTGAAGCAGTTGCGAGCACGATTGCTGTGGCAGCAAGCGAATACACTTTACGCCCTAGATACCCTGTGGAAAAATTCAT
Protein-coding regions in this window:
- a CDS encoding PEP-CTERM sorting domain-containing protein (PEP-CTERM proteins occur, often in large numbers, in the proteomes of bacteria that also encode an exosortase, a predicted intramembrane cysteine proteinase. The presence of a PEP-CTERM domain at a protein's C-terminus predicts cleavage within the sorting domain, followed by covalent anchoring to some some component of the (usually Gram-negative) cell surface. Many PEP-CTERM proteins exhibit an unusual sequence composition that includes large numbers of potential glycosylation sites. Expression of one such protein has been shown restore the ability of a bacterium to form floc, a type of biofilm.); its protein translation is MNFSTGYLGRKVYSLAATAIVLATASTSQAQLLPIVVPTQDLGIPTGVGIMLGGFETGIGNFSTTGEANVTGTVGGSALLSPTEGTQQLFLETTGTVDNFLENPYTATVSVDIVLDVFLGLNPGDIDAFVGVTDLDNQSEGATEGSAARQTIEVLAPTTLSFDYAFITDELDQPSDFSDTAFFALNGELFLLGNLEDTSLFTMLSFTTGFDGVIPYQTFMVNLDPGVHTFGFGVVDVSDTIVNSALLIDNVMVSPEPTSAAIFALTAGALTVRRRRRPNVHSAVDATHPN